A genomic window from Vagococcus entomophilus includes:
- a CDS encoding YqgQ family protein: MNSLYDVQQVLKRFGIYVYVGSRLGDIELMAIELKNLYEARMIDEKTYQTSWLILKREHRIEEARDKSGEM, from the coding sequence ATGAATAGTTTATATGATGTACAGCAAGTATTAAAAAGATTTGGCATCTACGTTTATGTAGGGTCTCGTCTTGGTGATATTGAGTTGATGGCGATTGAATTAAAGAATCTTTATGAGGCACGCATGATAGATGAAAAAACGTATCAAACAAGTTGGTTAATTTTAAAAAGAGAGCATCGCATAGAAGAAGCTCGCGACAAATCAGGGGAAATGTAG
- a CDS encoding rhomboid family intramembrane serine protease has product MNFTVKKWQNREYVTLFFLMIQVAVFIIMEWYGMLNGYGLQGTESVAVLNKFGALTQTGILMDHEWWRLITPIFIHIGISHLFFNSLTLYFIGRQLESIIGHARFFIVYMLAGIAGNVISLSFGQLTAISAGASTSLFGLFACYLVLAEVFRFNPAVRAIGKNMGLFILMNLLFNFFGSGVDILGHIGGAIGGYLVMNVVSIPKMTDGRIITDGVNIHKRIISGAIYVFMLVISMVFVMKKYGIL; this is encoded by the coding sequence ATGAATTTTACAGTAAAAAAATGGCAAAATAGGGAATATGTAACCCTGTTTTTCTTAATGATTCAAGTTGCAGTGTTTATTATCATGGAATGGTATGGAATGTTAAATGGCTATGGACTTCAAGGGACGGAGTCGGTTGCAGTTTTAAATAAATTTGGGGCTTTGACTCAAACGGGAATTTTAATGGACCATGAATGGTGGCGACTGATTACGCCAATTTTTATTCATATTGGCATTTCCCATTTATTTTTTAATTCCCTTACCTTGTATTTTATTGGCCGTCAGCTAGAGTCTATAATCGGACATGCAAGATTTTTCATTGTTTACATGTTGGCTGGGATTGCAGGAAATGTGATTAGTTTAAGTTTTGGTCAGCTAACAGCCATCTCTGCTGGTGCTAGTACTTCTTTGTTTGGCCTATTTGCTTGTTATTTAGTTTTAGCAGAGGTGTTCCGCTTTAATCCAGCTGTCAGGGCGATCGGGAAAAACATGGGGTTGTTTATTTTAATGAATCTCCTCTTTAATTTTTTTGGCTCAGGAGTTGATATCTTAGGCCATATTGGTGGTGCAATTGGGGGCTATTTGGTTATGAATGTAGTTTCTATCCCGAAAATGACAGATGGTCGTATAATCACGGATGGTGTCAATATTCATAAAAGAATCATTAGTGGAGCAATATATGTTTTCATGTTGGTTATCAGTATGGTATTTGTCATGAAAAAATACGGAATACTGTAA
- a CDS encoding MerR family transcriptional regulator, which yields MREKELRRSMSVFPIGTVMKLTDLSARQIRYYEEQDLIHPERNEGNRRMYSLNDIDILLEIKDYLNDGLNMAGIKRIYEMKEYEKQNPPYAQKNLTDHDVRRILYDEIVSASGMSGKPNPFQSNGPKM from the coding sequence ATGAGAGAAAAAGAACTGAGAAGATCCATGTCCGTCTTTCCAATTGGAACGGTAATGAAGCTGACTGATTTATCAGCACGTCAAATTCGTTACTATGAAGAACAAGATTTAATTCATCCAGAAAGAAATGAAGGCAATAGACGTATGTACTCGCTAAATGATATTGATATATTGCTTGAAATTAAAGATTATTTGAATGATGGATTAAATATGGCAGGAATTAAGCGGATTTATGAAATGAAGGAATATGAAAAGCAAAATCCACCCTATGCGCAAAAAAATCTAACCGATCACGATGTCCGTCGGATCTTATATGACGAAATTGTGTCTGCTAGCGGTATGAGTGGGAAACCAAATCCATTTCAGTCTAATGGACCTAAGATGTAA
- the miaA gene encoding tRNA (adenosine(37)-N6)-dimethylallyltransferase MiaA — translation MKKKKVLVIVGPTAVGKTALGIHLAKMFNGEIISGDSMQIYKELDIGTAKASSQEQSEIKHHLINQIDWKNSYSAADFQKEARSQIDLLTANQKLPIIVGGTGLYIQSLLYDFQLGGSEDEAKKLEIRAELELDYKKNGHLAMWQKLAQLNPSLSDKIHPNNVRKVIRALESHFLTGNSEQKEQPPELLYDPFLIGLTTDREVLYQRINQRVEMMMAQGLIEEARLLYESPHVQAAQGIGYKEFFPYFKGEQTLEESVAQVKQNSRRYAKRQLTWFRNRMAVSWWDLVQDPANEQLLEEEVKKWLEKK, via the coding sequence ATGAAAAAGAAGAAAGTTCTGGTCATCGTTGGGCCGACTGCTGTTGGAAAAACGGCTCTGGGGATTCACCTAGCAAAAATGTTTAATGGTGAGATTATTAGTGGCGATTCGATGCAGATATATAAAGAATTAGATATTGGAACAGCCAAAGCATCCAGTCAAGAACAGAGTGAAATCAAGCATCATTTGATCAATCAGATCGATTGGAAAAACTCCTACTCAGCGGCGGATTTTCAAAAGGAAGCTCGTTCTCAGATTGATTTATTAACAGCCAATCAAAAGTTACCCATTATTGTCGGTGGAACGGGGCTATATATCCAATCATTGCTATATGATTTTCAGCTTGGGGGTTCAGAAGACGAGGCAAAAAAATTAGAAATTAGAGCGGAATTAGAATTAGACTATAAAAAAAATGGTCATCTAGCGATGTGGCAGAAACTAGCCCAACTAAATCCGTCTTTGTCAGACAAGATTCACCCCAATAATGTCCGAAAAGTAATTCGGGCATTAGAAAGTCACTTTTTAACAGGAAACAGCGAGCAAAAAGAGCAGCCTCCTGAGCTTTTATATGATCCTTTTCTCATAGGGTTGACGACAGATCGTGAAGTGTTGTATCAAAGAATTAATCAACGTGTAGAGATGATGATGGCACAAGGTTTGATAGAAGAAGCAAGATTACTGTATGAGTCGCCTCATGTTCAAGCAGCTCAAGGGATTGGTTATAAAGAATTTTTTCCTTATTTTAAGGGAGAACAGACATTGGAAGAAAGCGTGGCTCAAGTAAAACAAAATTCAAGACGCTACGCGAAAAGACAATTGACATGGTTTCGAAACAGAATGGCTGTCAGCTGGTGGGATTTAGTCCAAGACCCAGCCAATGAACAGCTTTTAGAAGAGGAAGTAAAAAAATGGCTAGAGAAAAAATAA
- a CDS encoding 5-formyltetrahydrofolate cyclo-ligase has product MDKRFLRKKVMQHLKEKEDAEKKEQECQISEQLVASEFWKEAQTIGFTYPLDFEFNTLPLIKQAWSEQKHVVLPKVCPNHQMFFYLYEKATPLIESSFGVLEPDSNKQIAKEQIDLLIVPGLVFDSVTKKRIGFGGGFYDRYLADYTGKSCSLVFDEQLIEGWESEVHDQAIDRLFTLERKNL; this is encoded by the coding sequence GTGGACAAACGATTTCTGCGCAAAAAAGTAATGCAACATCTTAAAGAAAAAGAGGATGCAGAAAAAAAAGAACAAGAGTGTCAAATTAGCGAGCAGTTGGTTGCAAGTGAGTTTTGGAAAGAAGCGCAGACAATTGGTTTTACCTATCCGCTAGATTTTGAATTCAATACGTTACCGCTCATCAAACAAGCATGGAGTGAGCAAAAACATGTGGTATTGCCCAAAGTTTGCCCGAACCATCAAATGTTTTTTTATTTGTATGAAAAAGCGACACCTTTAATTGAGTCCTCTTTTGGTGTACTCGAACCAGATTCTAACAAGCAAATAGCTAAGGAACAGATTGATTTGTTAATTGTCCCAGGGTTGGTCTTTGATTCAGTAACAAAAAAAAGGATTGGCTTTGGCGGAGGGTTTTATGACCGTTATTTGGCAGATTATACTGGAAAGTCTTGTAGCTTAGTTTTTGATGAACAACTCATAGAGGGCTGGGAAAGTGAAGTGCATGATCAGGCTATTGATCGACTATTTACCTTGGAAAGGAAGAATTTATGA
- a CDS encoding ROK family glucokinase: MDKKLIGIDLGGTTVKFAILNMLGEIQQKWSIETNILDEGIHIVPDIIASIKHRLSLYQMTKEDFLGIGMGSPGTVDRKNGTVIGAYNLNWKELQFVKSQIEEQLSIPFAIDNDANVAALGERWKGAGENSDDVSFITLGTGVGGGIVADGQLIHGVAGAAGEIGHMTVDPDGFECTCGKKGCLETVASATGVVRVARFLSEEFSGDSGLKELIDAGETVTSKIIFDRAQEEDVFAKMVVDKVCFYLGLACGNIANLLNPTDIVIGGGVSAAGEFLRSKVEANFDQFTFPQVRESTKIKLAQLGNEAGVIGAASLALQFQK; encoded by the coding sequence ATGGACAAAAAATTGATCGGTATTGACTTAGGTGGAACAACTGTAAAATTTGCGATTCTAAATATGTTGGGAGAAATCCAACAAAAATGGAGCATTGAAACGAATATTCTCGATGAGGGAATACATATTGTACCAGATATTATTGCCTCAATTAAGCACCGTCTGTCACTCTATCAAATGACTAAAGAAGACTTTTTGGGCATTGGCATGGGCTCACCTGGAACGGTCGACCGTAAAAATGGAACCGTTATAGGTGCGTACAATCTGAATTGGAAAGAATTGCAATTTGTAAAATCTCAAATTGAAGAACAATTATCAATTCCTTTTGCAATTGATAACGATGCCAATGTGGCGGCTCTTGGAGAACGTTGGAAGGGCGCAGGTGAAAATAGTGATGATGTTAGCTTTATTACCCTTGGTACGGGTGTTGGTGGTGGAATTGTTGCAGACGGTCAATTGATTCACGGTGTGGCAGGAGCTGCAGGAGAGATTGGACATATGACAGTCGATCCAGATGGCTTTGAATGTACATGTGGGAAGAAGGGGTGCTTAGAAACGGTTGCAAGTGCGACAGGTGTTGTTCGTGTTGCCAGATTCTTATCCGAAGAATTTTCTGGGGATTCAGGCTTAAAAGAGTTAATCGATGCAGGGGAAACGGTCACGAGTAAAATTATTTTTGATCGAGCGCAAGAAGAGGATGTCTTCGCTAAGATGGTTGTGGATAAAGTCTGCTTTTATTTGGGCTTAGCTTGTGGGAATATTGCAAATTTATTAAATCCAACAGATATAGTCATTGGTGGCGGCGTATCCGCCGCTGGTGAATTCTTAAGAAGTAAAGTTGAAGCAAACTTTGATCAGTTTACTTTTCCTCAAGTTCGTGAAAGTACTAAGATTAAACTAGCTCAGTTAGGGAATGAGGCTGGTGTGATAGGTGCTGCTTCATTAGCATTACAATTTCAAAAATAA
- a CDS encoding rhodanese-like domain-containing protein, whose amino-acid sequence MSIVVVALFYGGNEAILQIMRKRSAKWIEQKEFAETMRTAQVVDVREKNVFDAGHIMGARNFPYSMIKTSLASLRKDKPVYLYDQKKLLSIRVANRLRKEGYHDIYILKGGYEDWNGKIKKK is encoded by the coding sequence ATTAGTATAGTAGTGGTCGCACTGTTTTATGGAGGCAATGAGGCAATCTTACAAATTATGAGAAAGCGTTCTGCCAAATGGATTGAACAAAAAGAGTTTGCTGAGACTATGCGTACTGCTCAAGTAGTCGATGTCCGCGAAAAAAATGTCTTTGACGCAGGACACATTATGGGAGCACGTAATTTCCCGTATTCTATGATTAAAACTTCGCTGGCATCACTTAGGAAAGATAAACCCGTTTATTTGTATGATCAAAAGAAGCTCTTGAGTATTCGAGTGGCCAACCGTTTAAGAAAAGAAGGATACCACGATATCTATATTTTAAAAGGTGGCTATGAGGATTGGAACGGTAAAATTAAGAAAAAATAA
- the glnA gene encoding type I glutamate--ammonia ligase: MVKKNYTADDIRKFAKESNVEFLRLMFTDIMGTIKNVEVPVSQLEKTLENKMMFDGSSIEGFVRIEESDMLLYPDLNTWMVFPWEGDKGVVARLICDIYNPDGTPFAGDPRGNLKRALTHMEKVGFTSFNLGPEPEFFLFKLDEQGNPTTELKDKGGYFDLSPTDLGEQCRRDIVLELEKLGFEIEASHHEVAESQHEIDFKYANVLEACDDIQTFKLVVKTIARRHGLHATFMPKPLYGINGSGMHCNMSLFTEEGNAFLDESDSMQLSQTAYQFLAGILKHAKGFTAVTNPIVNSYKRLVPGFEAPTYIAWSGRNRSPLVRVPASRGLSTRIELRQVDPAANPYLALAVLLEAGLDGIENNLEAPAPVDRNIFIMNEEELKAAGIDELPSNLNEALKGLAEDEIIKNALGKHIYPSFVEAKKIEWSAYSQYVSKWEQDQYLELY; this comes from the coding sequence ATGGTCAAAAAAAATTACACAGCAGATGATATCAGAAAGTTTGCAAAGGAATCAAATGTAGAATTTTTACGTTTAATGTTTACAGATATTATGGGCACAATTAAAAATGTTGAAGTACCAGTTAGTCAATTAGAAAAAACTTTAGAAAATAAAATGATGTTTGATGGTTCTTCTATTGAAGGTTTTGTTCGTATTGAAGAAAGTGACATGCTTTTATATCCAGATTTAAATACCTGGATGGTTTTCCCTTGGGAAGGCGATAAAGGAGTTGTGGCTCGCTTAATTTGTGACATTTACAATCCTGATGGCACACCATTTGCTGGCGATCCTCGTGGCAATCTAAAACGTGCGCTTACGCATATGGAAAAAGTCGGTTTCACTTCTTTTAACTTAGGACCTGAACCAGAATTTTTCTTATTCAAATTAGATGAACAAGGAAATCCTACCACAGAACTTAAAGATAAAGGTGGTTATTTTGACTTATCCCCTACAGATCTTGGGGAACAATGCCGTCGTGATATTGTTCTAGAACTTGAAAAACTTGGTTTTGAAATCGAAGCTTCTCACCATGAAGTAGCAGAAAGTCAACACGAGATTGACTTCAAATATGCAAACGTACTAGAAGCGTGTGATGATATTCAAACCTTTAAATTAGTAGTGAAGACGATTGCTCGTCGTCATGGATTACACGCAACATTTATGCCAAAACCACTTTATGGTATTAATGGTTCTGGAATGCACTGTAATATGTCTTTATTTACAGAAGAAGGAAATGCATTCCTAGATGAAAGTGACAGTATGCAACTTAGTCAAACTGCGTATCAATTTTTAGCTGGAATTTTGAAACATGCCAAAGGTTTTACCGCAGTGACCAATCCAATCGTGAATTCTTACAAACGTTTGGTTCCTGGTTTTGAAGCACCTACTTATATTGCATGGAGTGGACGTAATCGCTCACCGCTAGTTCGTGTTCCAGCTTCTCGTGGCTTATCTACTCGTATTGAATTGCGCCAAGTAGACCCAGCTGCTAACCCTTATCTTGCGCTTGCTGTTCTTTTAGAAGCAGGACTTGATGGAATTGAGAACAATTTGGAAGCACCTGCTCCAGTTGATCGCAACATTTTCATCATGAACGAAGAAGAGCTAAAAGCAGCAGGCATTGACGAGCTTCCAAGCAACCTAAATGAAGCTTTAAAAGGTTTAGCAGAAGATGAAATCATCAAAAATGCCTTAGGAAAACATATTTATCCAAGCTTTGTTGAGGCGAAGAAAATCGAGTGGAGTGCTTATTCTCAATATGTTTCTAAATGGGAGCAAGATCAATATTTAGAACTTTATTAA
- a CDS encoding DUF3042 family protein → MKKFVKGVLTGATLTVGTLAGVAYGVKKTMIEPIEKKEQQIEENRKKAKRKSRAR, encoded by the coding sequence ATGAAAAAATTTGTAAAAGGTGTATTGACTGGTGCAACACTAACTGTAGGAACTTTAGCAGGAGTTGCTTATGGCGTCAAAAAAACAATGATTGAACCCATTGAAAAAAAAGAACAACAAATCGAAGAAAATCGTAAAAAAGCAAAGCGTAAAAGCCGTGCACGTTAA
- a CDS encoding serine aminopeptidase domain-containing protein: MEKRVWLGVTLGLFLFLNSQNAYAQDDRVSYSKLGEEGYIINAPSQENISRKNVRKRLLKNQEEFKAKTAAERKGLSKDEQKLVSEMEKYLKVAELKKSPRLLGPLDDAVVGLTFDFAFNSQNDLFRLASKIFGGGQTGESASLKWYNQLSNVTEKNIQVIDQTINQPINLYAHYIDNQSDYTVIVHHGYRSKYEDGLDAAKMYSDMGYNVLMTETRSHGKSEGKYITFGYYEREDLNKWIELEISEKATQKIILYGVSMGAATVMLAQENTASQVKAVIEDCGYTSAEQQFRDTLRLVTQYLQYIPIYNNYDWYADETQLLNKLNNQYLKPKLKMDLYSFSPLESVKKTGIPKLFIHGEADGFIPKESLDILYAAALGYKEKYTVANADHAQSLSVDPLGYQRKVEAFLNKTKQLTSKPEFVAPDINLLENPNFETSMTGFTGWKTTINQEALADTILSKNAYGEFVMKREKNLDTVTAVPFDTGIRFYNRYLNQVGYVGQEVDMVQGENYQLSFKTKNATAWTWYDWSSAPSVLYGIGTSVNEVALPSNNNEEIEKKLEFRAMRTAKEEVKLGAKMRIHNFLGRDNVHTAIKEVRLINSDNTPPKRIAIEDMTFTQDKVRIIGTAEPNLLVVLMTDNEQNIIETRADENGSFIMEIEAKGGMQLHLVNYDVKGNRSVSIVLKFL, translated from the coding sequence ATGGAAAAAAGAGTTTGGTTAGGAGTTACACTTGGTTTATTTTTATTTTTAAATTCCCAAAATGCTTATGCACAGGATGATAGAGTATCTTATAGTAAGCTAGGGGAAGAGGGGTATATAATTAATGCTCCATCCCAGGAAAACATTTCTCGAAAAAATGTTCGAAAAAGGTTATTAAAAAATCAAGAAGAGTTTAAAGCGAAAACAGCTGCTGAACGTAAGGGATTAAGTAAAGACGAGCAAAAATTAGTCAGTGAAATGGAAAAATACTTAAAAGTAGCAGAACTTAAAAAAAGTCCGCGATTATTAGGCCCATTGGACGATGCTGTTGTAGGTCTTACTTTTGATTTTGCCTTTAATTCTCAGAATGACCTATTTCGTTTAGCGTCTAAGATTTTTGGAGGTGGACAAACAGGAGAAAGTGCATCTCTGAAATGGTACAATCAATTATCAAACGTAACTGAAAAGAACATACAGGTGATTGATCAGACTATTAATCAACCGATTAATCTATATGCTCACTATATTGACAACCAATCAGACTACACGGTGATTGTTCATCATGGTTATCGTTCTAAGTATGAAGATGGACTGGATGCAGCTAAAATGTACAGTGATATGGGCTATAATGTTTTGATGACTGAAACGCGTTCACATGGAAAGAGTGAAGGGAAATACATTACGTTTGGTTATTATGAACGTGAAGATTTAAATAAATGGATTGAATTGGAAATTTCAGAGAAAGCAACTCAAAAAATTATATTGTATGGAGTTTCCATGGGGGCTGCTACTGTTATGCTGGCGCAAGAAAATACAGCAAGTCAAGTGAAAGCAGTGATTGAGGATTGTGGCTATACTTCAGCGGAGCAGCAGTTTCGGGATACACTTAGGCTGGTGACTCAATATTTGCAATATATCCCGATTTATAATAATTATGATTGGTATGCAGATGAAACGCAATTGTTGAACAAATTGAATAATCAATATTTGAAACCAAAATTAAAAATGGATTTATATAGTTTTTCACCTCTAGAAAGTGTCAAAAAAACAGGAATTCCCAAGTTGTTTATTCATGGTGAAGCAGATGGTTTTATCCCGAAAGAATCACTTGATATATTGTATGCTGCTGCATTGGGATATAAAGAAAAATACACCGTTGCAAACGCAGATCATGCACAGAGTCTGTCAGTCGATCCGCTGGGTTATCAAAGAAAAGTGGAGGCCTTTTTAAACAAGACTAAGCAACTAACTAGTAAACCAGAGTTTGTTGCACCCGATATAAATTTATTGGAAAATCCTAATTTTGAAACTTCTATGACAGGGTTTACTGGTTGGAAAACAACAATAAATCAGGAAGCGTTGGCGGATACTATACTAAGTAAAAATGCTTATGGTGAGTTTGTCATGAAAAGAGAAAAAAACTTAGATACGGTAACAGCAGTTCCTTTTGATACAGGAATTCGTTTTTATAATCGCTACCTTAATCAAGTTGGTTATGTTGGACAAGAAGTAGACATGGTTCAAGGTGAGAACTATCAATTGAGCTTTAAAACAAAAAATGCCACAGCTTGGACTTGGTATGATTGGTCCTCTGCTCCAAGTGTGTTATATGGAATAGGAACAAGTGTTAATGAAGTAGCACTGCCGAGTAACAACAACGAAGAAATTGAAAAAAAACTTGAGTTTAGAGCAATGAGGACGGCTAAAGAGGAAGTGAAGTTAGGAGCGAAAATGCGTATTCACAATTTCTTGGGAAGAGATAATGTGCATACTGCAATTAAAGAAGTTCGCTTGATAAATTCAGACAATACCCCGCCAAAAAGAATTGCGATTGAGGATATGACATTTACGCAGGATAAAGTACGAATTATTGGGACAGCAGAGCCGAATCTTCTGGTTGTCTTGATGACAGACAATGAGCAGAATATCATTGAAACAAGGGCAGATGAGAACGGGAGCTTTATAATGGAAATTGAAGCAAAAGGAGGCATGCAACTACATTTAGTCAATTACGATGTCAAGGGAAATCGTAGTGTTTCAATTGTGTTGAAATTTTTATAA
- the hflX gene encoding GTPase HflX: MAREKISELKQQREKVYLVGVETQNNQEIFSDTMKELKSLAETAQAEVMGTLIQKRTEFDRKTMIGKGKVEELNRLVDADEIDLVIFNHELTPRQNQFLGEQLGVRVIDRVQLILDIFAMRATSKEGKLQVEQAQLAYLLPRLTGQGSALSRLGGGIGTRGPGETKLETDRRHIRYKMNGIKKELQEVAAHRRRSRQSRQEAAIFRIGLIGYTNAGKSTLLNVLTNTKAYSANQLFATLDPLTKKWTMASGMEATITDTVGFIQELPTQLIAAFQSTLEESREVDLLIHVVDASAPNRDQQEKTVLRLLDELEMDNIPVVTVYNKKDQVQPTTFTPTLFPNCFISAKEETATKAVNDLVNQKIKETLQAYEGELPVTKSYLLTVFAQQTFLEEQTFCEEKNSYYLRGYSKPNIKVVRDLN; this comes from the coding sequence ATGGCTAGAGAAAAAATAAGTGAGTTAAAACAACAACGAGAAAAAGTGTATTTGGTGGGAGTGGAAACGCAAAACAATCAAGAAATTTTTTCGGATACAATGAAAGAGCTAAAAAGTCTAGCTGAAACAGCACAAGCAGAAGTGATGGGAACACTGATTCAAAAAAGAACAGAGTTTGACAGGAAGACGATGATTGGAAAAGGCAAAGTGGAGGAATTAAATCGATTGGTTGATGCAGATGAAATTGATTTAGTAATTTTTAATCACGAGTTAACTCCAAGACAAAATCAATTTTTAGGGGAACAACTAGGAGTAAGAGTGATTGACCGTGTACAGTTGATTTTGGATATTTTTGCGATGCGTGCAACCTCCAAAGAAGGAAAGCTACAAGTAGAGCAGGCACAGCTTGCATATTTATTGCCTAGGCTGACAGGACAAGGTAGTGCTCTATCTCGTTTAGGTGGAGGGATTGGAACGAGAGGCCCTGGAGAAACCAAACTTGAAACAGATCGAAGACACATTCGTTATAAGATGAACGGTATAAAAAAAGAGCTACAAGAAGTAGCAGCACATAGAAGACGTAGTAGGCAATCTAGGCAAGAAGCCGCAATTTTTCGAATCGGCTTAATCGGTTATACAAATGCCGGGAAGTCCACCCTGTTAAATGTGCTGACAAATACAAAAGCCTATTCTGCGAATCAGCTATTTGCCACGTTAGATCCTCTGACAAAAAAATGGACGATGGCAAGCGGTATGGAAGCAACAATCACAGATACAGTCGGTTTTATTCAAGAACTACCAACGCAATTAATCGCAGCTTTTCAATCCACACTTGAAGAAAGTCGAGAAGTGGATTTGTTGATTCACGTGGTAGATGCCAGTGCGCCAAATCGAGACCAACAAGAAAAGACGGTGCTACGTTTACTTGATGAGTTAGAAATGGACAATATACCAGTGGTAACGGTTTATAATAAAAAAGATCAAGTACAGCCAACAACATTTACTCCAACCTTATTTCCCAATTGTTTTATTTCTGCAAAAGAAGAAACAGCGACAAAAGCTGTTAATGATCTAGTTAATCAAAAAATTAAAGAAACATTACAAGCGTATGAAGGAGAGCTACCTGTTACAAAAAGTTATTTATTGACAGTATTTGCCCAACAAACTTTTTTAGAAGAACAAACTTTTTGTGAAGAAAAAAATAGCTATTATTTGCGTGGCTACAGTAAACCTAACATCAAAGTAGTAAGGGATTTAAATTAA